A single Candidatus Chlamydia corallus DNA region contains:
- a CDS encoding MFS transporter, with the protein MNVWTKFFQPPKHIKEIEDPEVVKKRYKYWRIRIFYSMFTGYIFYYFTRKSFTFAMPTLIADLGFDKAQLGIIGSTLYFSYGISKFVSGVMSDQSNPRYFMAIGLMITGLTNIFFGMSSSIVLFALWWGLNGWFQGWGWPPCARLLTHWYAKAERGTWWSVWSTSHNIGGALIPILTGFIIDYSGWRGAMYVPGILCIGMGLVLINRLRDTPQSLGLPPIEKYRHDPHHKHEENTSSSETTEETERELSTREILFTYVLTNQWLWFLAAASFFIYIVRMAVNDWSALFLIETKHYAAVKANFCVSLFEIGGLFGMLVAGWLSDKISKGNRGPMNVIFSLGLLFAILGMWFGRGYNEWWVDGTLLFIIGFFLYGPQMMIGLAAAELSHKKAAGTASGFTGWFAYFGATFAGYPLGKVADVWGWKGFFIALLVCASIALMLFLPTWNATEKNTRSKA; encoded by the coding sequence ATGAACGTTTGGACTAAATTTTTCCAACCTCCAAAGCATATCAAAGAAATTGAAGACCCAGAAGTGGTCAAAAAAAGATACAAGTATTGGCGTATTCGTATTTTCTATAGCATGTTCACTGGTTATATTTTCTATTATTTCACCAGGAAAAGCTTTACCTTTGCTATGCCGACTTTGATTGCTGATTTGGGTTTTGATAAAGCCCAATTAGGAATCATAGGAAGTACTTTGTATTTCTCTTATGGCATTAGTAAATTTGTTAGCGGAGTAATGTCTGATCAATCGAATCCTAGGTATTTCATGGCTATAGGATTAATGATTACGGGTCTCACGAACATCTTTTTTGGGATGTCATCATCTATTGTGTTGTTTGCTCTTTGGTGGGGGTTGAACGGATGGTTCCAAGGATGGGGCTGGCCGCCCTGTGCTCGTCTACTCACACATTGGTACGCCAAAGCTGAACGCGGCACTTGGTGGAGTGTTTGGAGTACCTCGCACAATATTGGGGGAGCACTTATTCCTATCCTAACAGGATTCATTATTGATTATAGTGGATGGCGAGGAGCCATGTATGTGCCAGGAATTCTTTGTATTGGAATGGGTTTAGTTTTAATTAACCGTTTACGAGACACGCCTCAATCATTAGGGCTACCTCCTATAGAGAAGTATAGACATGATCCCCATCACAAACATGAGGAGAACACTTCTTCCTCAGAAACAACCGAAGAAACAGAGCGCGAACTATCCACCAGGGAAATTCTTTTTACTTACGTCCTCACAAACCAGTGGCTTTGGTTTTTAGCTGCAGCCTCATTTTTTATTTATATAGTACGTATGGCTGTCAATGACTGGAGTGCTTTGTTTCTTATTGAAACAAAACATTATGCCGCTGTGAAAGCCAATTTCTGTGTATCTTTATTTGAAATTGGCGGCTTATTCGGAATGCTGGTTGCTGGTTGGCTATCTGATAAGATTTCTAAGGGCAATCGTGGTCCTATGAATGTTATTTTTTCTTTAGGATTACTATTTGCTATTTTAGGAATGTGGTTCGGACGTGGTTATAATGAGTGGTGGGTTGATGGAACTTTACTTTTCATTATTGGTTTTTTCTTATACGGACCTCAAATGATGATTGGACTAGCGGCAGCAGAGCTATCTCATAAAAAAGCTGCTGGAACTGCTAGTGGGTTTACTGGATGGTTTGCTTATTTCGGAGCTACGTTTGCAGGTTATCCTTTAGGAAAGGTTGCTGATGTTTGGGGATGGAAAGGGTTTTTCATTGCCCTCTTAGTCTGTGCATCCATAGCTTTAATGCTCTTTTTACCAACTTGGAACGCTACGGAAAAAAACACTCGTAGTAAAGCCTAG